A segment of the Marinomonas posidonica IVIA-Po-181 genome:
TTGCCTTGAACATGGCGGCGATCCCGCATGACCTAATCGAATCAGAGTTGTTTGGCCATGAGAAAGGTGCCTTTACCGGAGCCAATACTCAGCGACGCGGTCGCTTTGAACAAGCCAATGGCGGTACCTTATTTCTGGACGAGATAGGCGACATGCCTGCGGAGACTCAGACACGATTGTTGCGGGTTTTAGCCGACGGTGAATTTTATCGAGTCGGTGGACACACGCCAGTAAAAGTGGACGTGCGCATCATAGCAGCAACTCACCAAGACCTAGAAACCTTGGTTCAAAAAGGGTCATTCCGAGAAGACTTATTCCATCGTTTAAATGTTATTCGTGTCCACCTGCCTAAACTGGCAGAACGTCGTGAAGACATTCCAAAACTGGCACGCCATTTCCTTAGTCGGGCCGCTGAAGAGTTATCGGTTGAGCCTAAACAACTAACAAAGGAAACTGAAAACTACCTTACTCAGCTAGACTGGCCAGGAAATGTTCGCCAGCTTGAAAACACCTGTCGCTGGTTAATTGTTATGGCATCTGGCCGTGAAGTGCTAGTGGAAGATTTACCGCCAGAATTATTAACAGCCGTTCCAAATGAGCAACCCTTCTCCTCTTGGGAAGAAGCATTGAAGAACTGGGTAGACAGTACTTTGGCTACGGGACAAAAAGGCATACTGGATCAAGCCGTGCCTAAATTTGAGCGTATTATGATTGAAACGGCGCTTGCCCACACAGGTGGTCGCCGCCGTGACGCTTCATTATTGCTTGGCTGGGGCCGTAATACCCTGACTCGAAAAATCAAAGAACTCAATATTGACCACGCCGAACAAGATGACGAGTAATACTCTCTAAATCCTCGAACAAAGCCAGTCATATCAAGGTGACTGGCTTCTTCTTATCTTCAAGCCAATTTAAACTTGCTTTTCAGACCACAATCCCATACTAATTAAGAATAAGATTTATACACTAACAATAGGGAAAATTCATATGCATCCAACACTTCAGTCAATGGGCGTTACCAGTATTCAAGACATTGAAAAATTCACTCTACGTTATGAAGCCGGCTACGATGTGTTAAAAATCTATTACCGTCGCGAAAAAGGCTCTTTGTTACCTAAAAGTAAAAAATTCAAATTTGGTCGTTCAACAAAAACGGTATTGGCCGATGGCGGTCAACAAACTTATCGCCAAGTACAAGAACCTTCTCTTGTTGTCCTAAGAGCAATGGAAGAGCTAGAGCAAATCGTTGGCAAACAACACGAAAGCAAGGCATCTAAAGAAGATCTAATTAAAGAATTAGAACACCTTGAAAAAGTTGTTAACAGTAAAATTAGTGAAATCAAAGAAAAGATTGATGCTATGTCATAAGGCTAACCTTCGGCCTTAAACAACCCATTGGCTGAGGCGTTAAGCCCAGCCAATACTGGCTCATATTAGAAATTACCGCTACAATTCAGCCCTCTTTTTTTTAACGCTTTCTTGCACTGGTCTATCATGAAACTCATAACTTCCACGGCGGAACTTGCCAATATTCTTCAACAAGGCGGCGTGATTGCTTACCCTACTGAGGCGGTTTGGGGACTTGGATGTGACCCGTTTAATCAAACTGCAGTGAGACGGATCTTAGCACTAAAGTCTCGACCAGAAGCGAAAGGGTTAATCCTCATTGCTGGTGACCCTTCTCAACTAAAACCGTGGATCAATACGCTATCGGAAGACGCCGCACAACGTTTAATCAGCAAGACGGATCGTCCAATCTCTTGGGTAGTTCCTGATACTCAAATCACGCCAAATTGGGTGCGTGGCGAGCATCAAAGCGTTGCCATTAGACTGACACAACACAAGGCCGTACAAGCACTTTGTCAGGCGTTTGGCGGTGTCATTGTATCCACCTCAGCTAATCCCGCAGGGCTTGACCCAGCCATGACAGCAGAAGACGTCAGCCATTACTTTGGT
Coding sequences within it:
- the ntrC gene encoding nitrogen regulation protein NR(I), with the protein product MTTEETVWIVDDDRSIRWVLEKTLEQEGIQCRLFDSAENLVHMIDKEQPNAIISDIRMPGMDGLKLLEKLQSDYPYLPVIIMTAHSDLESAVASYQGGAFEYLPKPFDVEEAVSLVKRAMLHHKNAMPSTEDMEEEVEQQVDKEIIGEAPAMQEVFRAIGRLANSNITVLINGESGTGKELVAQALHTHSPRAANPFIALNMAAIPHDLIESELFGHEKGAFTGANTQRRGRFEQANGGTLFLDEIGDMPAETQTRLLRVLADGEFYRVGGHTPVKVDVRIIAATHQDLETLVQKGSFREDLFHRLNVIRVHLPKLAERREDIPKLARHFLSRAAEELSVEPKQLTKETENYLTQLDWPGNVRQLENTCRWLIVMASGREVLVEDLPPELLTAVPNEQPFSSWEEALKNWVDSTLATGQKGILDQAVPKFERIMIETALAHTGGRRRDASLLLGWGRNTLTRKIKELNIDHAEQDDE
- a CDS encoding DUF3461 family protein codes for the protein MHPTLQSMGVTSIQDIEKFTLRYEAGYDVLKIYYRREKGSLLPKSKKFKFGRSTKTVLADGGQQTYRQVQEPSLVVLRAMEELEQIVGKQHESKASKEDLIKELEHLEKVVNSKISEIKEKIDAMS
- a CDS encoding L-threonylcarbamoyladenylate synthase, with product MKLITSTAELANILQQGGVIAYPTEAVWGLGCDPFNQTAVRRILALKSRPEAKGLILIAGDPSQLKPWINTLSEDAAQRLISKTDRPISWVVPDTQITPNWVRGEHQSVAIRLTQHKAVQALCQAFGGVIVSTSANPAGLDPAMTAEDVSHYFGDQIDGIYQAPLGQADQPSQVKDIVTGKLFRA